A stretch of Candidatus Poribacteria bacterium DNA encodes these proteins:
- a CDS encoding heavy-metal-associated domain-containing protein: protein MKKTKLKISGMSCQHCVKTVTDALTELQGVRRAKVNLRKAEAVVHFDASRVTPSDFTKAITEAGFEVS, encoded by the coding sequence ATGAAAAAAACGAAATTAAAAATCAGTGGGATGTCCTGTCAACATTGTGTCAAAACCGTAACCGACGCGCTCACAGAACTCCAAGGCGTTCGGCGTGCGAAGGTAAACCTACGTAAAGCCGAAGCAGTCGTCCATTTCGATGCCTCGCGCGTCACACCTTCAGATTTCACAAAGGCGATAACCGAGGCAGGTTTCGAGGTATCCTAA
- a CDS encoding deoxyribonuclease IV gives MILGAHVSTAGGLHNAIKNGDKLSCDTIQIFLRNPNRWVAKPPTLEVIEKFREAWVASPIGDVIVHDIHLSNLASPKTDVLEKSRQRFQEQMELADTLGLRYIVTHLGAHLGEGEAPGLKLLSESFDFLFENVAAPDVTVLLETTAGQGTNLGYCFEHLRDVIGMSKYPDRFGVCLDTCHVFAAGYDLRTEADCEATFHQFDEVIGLARLKAFHLNDAKSTYQSRVDRHEHIGDGNIGAAAFAYILNDSRFAEIPLIIETPQMETMHETNLATLRGLRT, from the coding sequence ATGATTCTCGGTGCACACGTATCCACAGCAGGGGGCTTACATAATGCTATCAAAAATGGCGACAAACTCTCCTGCGACACCATCCAAATTTTCTTGAGAAACCCGAACCGATGGGTGGCGAAACCGCCGACTCTTGAAGTCATCGAAAAGTTTCGTGAGGCTTGGGTGGCATCGCCTATTGGAGACGTGATCGTTCACGATATCCACTTGAGCAATCTCGCTTCACCGAAAACAGACGTCCTCGAAAAATCACGGCAGCGGTTCCAAGAGCAGATGGAGCTTGCGGATACACTCGGTCTTCGATATATCGTGACCCACCTCGGCGCACATCTCGGCGAAGGGGAGGCACCCGGATTAAAACTGTTAAGCGAAAGTTTCGACTTTCTATTTGAAAACGTTGCAGCACCCGATGTTACAGTTCTCCTTGAAACCACCGCTGGACAAGGCACGAACCTCGGCTACTGCTTTGAACATTTGCGTGATGTTATCGGTATGTCGAAATACCCAGATCGATTTGGGGTCTGTTTGGATACGTGTCATGTTTTCGCTGCCGGCTATGACCTCCGGACGGAAGCGGATTGTGAGGCAACATTTCATCAGTTTGACGAGGTTATCGGTTTAGCGCGATTAAAGGCGTTCCATCTCAACGACGCAAAATCGACCTACCAGAGCCGCGTCGACCGGCATGAACACATCGGTGACGGCAATATCGGTGCAGCTGCATTCGCGTATATCCTCAACGATTCTCGGTTCGCGGAGATTCCGCTTATCATTGAAACGCCACAGATGGAAACGATGCACGAGACGAACCTTGCAACCCTACGCGGATTAAGGACGTAA